A genome region from Setaria italica strain Yugu1 chromosome III, Setaria_italica_v2.0, whole genome shotgun sequence includes the following:
- the LOC101782389 gene encoding asparagine synthetase [glutamine-hydrolyzing], giving the protein MCGILAVLGCADEASLQGKKRARVLELSRRLKHRGPDWSGLRQVGDCYLSHQRLAIIDPASGDQPLYNEDESVVVTVNGEIYNHENLRTHLSAAGHKFRTGSDCEVIAHLYEEHGEGFVDMLDGVFSFVLLDTRHGRFMAARDAIGVTPLYIGWGIDGSVWISSEMKALHDECEHFEIFPPGHLYSSKEGGFTRWYNPPWYDEEAVIPSVRYDPLALRKAFEKAVIKRLMTDVPFGVLLSGGLDSSLVAAVTVRHLAGTKAAKRWGTKLHSFCVGLEGSPDLKAAKEVADHLGTLHHEFHFTVQDGIDAIEDVIYHTETYDVTTIRASTPMFLMSRKIKSLGVKMVISGEGSDEIFGGYLYFHKAPNKEEFHRETCRKIKALHQYDCLRANKATSAWGLEARVPFLDKEFINEAMSIDPEWKMVRPDLGRIEKWVLRKAFDDEENPFLPKHILYRQKEQFSDGVGYSWIDGLKAHAASNVTDKMLSNAKFIFPHNTPTTKEAYYYRMIFERFFPQKPAILTVPGGPSVACSTAKAVEWDAQWSANLDPSGRAALGVHLASYHQSESESESGAQQQNKHAPATIAAGAKKPRTIKATTTPPGVVIEG; this is encoded by the exons ATGTGCGGCATCCTTGCTGTGCTGGGCTGCGCCGACGAGGCTTCGCTGCAGGGAAAGAAGCGCGCCCGCGTGCTGGAGCTGTCGCGCCGGCTCAAGCACCGGGGCCCAGACTGGAGCGGGCTGCGGCAGGTGGGCGACTGCTACCTCTCCCACCAGCGCCTCGCCATCATCGACCCGGCCTCCGGCGACCAGCCCCTCTACAACGAGGACGAGTCCGTCGTCGTCACCGTCAACGGCGAGATCTACAACCACGAGAACCTCAGGACCCACCTCTCCGCTGCCGGCCACAAGTTCAGGACTGGCAGCGACTGCGAGGTCATCGCTCACCTG TACGAGGAGCATGGGGAAGGTTTCGTGGACATGCTGGATGGCGTCTTCTCCTTCGTCCTGCTCGACACCCGCCACGGCCGCTTCATGGCGGCCCGCGACGCCATCGGCGTCACGCCCCTCTACATCGGGTGGGGAATCGACGGCTCGGTCTGGATTTCGTCGGAGATGAAGGCCCTGCACGACGAGTGCGAGCACTTCGAGATCTTTCCCCCGGGCCACCTCTACTCGAGCAAGGAGGGAGGGTTCACGAGATGGTACAACCCTCCGTGGTACGACGAGGAGGCCGTCATCCCGTCGGTTCGCTACGACCCGCTGGCGCTCAGGAAGGCCTTCGAGAAGGCCGTGATCAAGAGGCTCATGACCGATGTCCCCTTCGGCGTTCTGCTCTCCGGCGGCCTGGACTCGTCGCTGGTGGCGGCCGTCACCGTCCGTCACCTGGCGGGGACCAAGGCCGCCAAGCGCTGGGGCACCAAGCTCCACTCCTTCTGCGTGGGCCTGGAGGGATCCCCTGACCTCAAGGCCGCCAAGGAGGTGGCGGATCACCTGGGCACCCTGCACCATGAGTTCCACTTCACCGTGCAGGACGGCATCGACGCCATCGAGGACGTCATATACCACACCGAGACGTACGACGTCACCACCATCAGGGCGAGCACGCCCATGTTCCTCATGTCCCGCAAGATCAAGTCGCTCGGGGTCAAGATGGTCATCTCCGGCGAGGGCTCCGACGAGATCTTCGGAGGATACCTCTACTTCCACAAGGCCCCCAACAAAGAAGAGTTCCACCGCGAAACCTGCCGGAAGATCAAAGCTCTGCATCAGTATGATTGCTTGAGGGCCAACAAGGCAACCTCTGCTTGGGGCCTTGAGGCTCGTGTGCCCTTCTTGGACAAGGAGTTCATCAACGAGGCCATGAGCATCGATCCCGAGTGGAAGATG GTCCGGCCTGATCTTGGAAGAATTGAGAAGTGGGTACTGAGGAAGGCATTCGACGATGAGGAGAACCCATTCCTGCCAAAG CATATCCTGTACAGGCAGAAGGAGCAGTTCAGTGATGGTGTTGGGTACAGTTGGATCGATGGCTTAAAGGCCCATGCAGCATCAAAT GTGACTGACAAGATGTTGTCGAATGCAAAGTTCATCTTTCCACACAACACCCCGACCACAAAAGAGGCCTACTACTACAGGATGATCTTTGAGAGGTTCTTCCCCCAGAAGCCGGCGATCCTGACGGTGCCCGGCGGCCCAAGCGTGGCGTGCAGCACGGCCAAGGCCGTCGAGTGGGACGCGCAGTGGTCGGCGAATCTCGACCCCTCGGGGAGGGCGGCGCTGGGCGTCCATCTCGCCTCCTACCACCAATCCGAATCCGAGTCCGAATCCGGCGCTCAGCAGCAGAACAAGCATGCCCCGGCCACCATCGCGGCAGGAGCCAAGAAGCCCAGGACCATCAAGGCTACAACGACGCCGCCA